Proteins encoded by one window of Vitis vinifera cultivar Pinot Noir 40024 chromosome 10, ASM3070453v1:
- the LOC104880485 gene encoding transcription factor TCP4, with translation MLHEKTKDIWKSKRSYLMSSSASLVSEQLMIEGTRISLEHASSELRLKKGAERVQVRRGHIARSIGKKDRHSKDRLGYDRPSKAVDWLMEKAKTAIDALAELPTQCPLSTSVVASAQQREQNLNHLQHPHLRVEQLETILDLNQQHLNENPIYSSGFFHIPVSTAFSAVHFQNSPAYPNLGAISHTQYPYLSIQSFQDPTPGRHHSTTISSADQAIYSASSPLVFDAASTHWPHSDPPEMSQPQKMIDWNSDTGNGIQGLVFDSLPLPLQEPVLSQNQLFSEREPLQSTDSALISDWMNPPISTANVQHITMEANQSSGFALASNGISRIGISAHIQGEDMEQSTVCNSQSSATHC, from the exons ATGTTgcatgagaaaacaaaagatataTGGAAAAGCAAACGCTCTTACTTGATGTCTTCTTCTGCATCATTAGTATCTGAGCAACTGATGATCGAAGGCACAAGAATCAGTTTGGAGCACGCATCATCGGAGCTGAGGCTGAAGAAGGGAGCAGAAAGAGTGCAAGTCCGACGAGGTCACATTGCGCGTTCCATCGGAAAGAAAGATCGTCACAGCAAG GACCGACTCGGCTACGACAGACCCAGTAAGGCGGTTGATTGGCTCATGGAGAAGGCGAAAACGGCCATTGATGCTCTTGCTGAGTTGCCTACACAATGTCCTTTATCTACTTCTGTTGTTGCATCAGCCCAACAGAGAGAGCAGAATCTAAATCATCTACAGCATCCCCACTTACGCGTTGAGCAGTTGGAAACTATCTTGGATTTGAATCAGCAGCATTTGAATGAGAATCCCATTTACAGTTCGGGCTTCTTTCACATTCCTGTTTCCACAGCATTTTCTGCAGTTCATTTCCAGAACAGCCCAGCTTATCCGAATTTAGGAGCAATAAGCCACACCCAATATCCTTACCTGTCTATTCAGAGCTTCCAAGACCCAACACCTGGACGTCATCATTCTACTACTATTTCTTCAGCGGATCAAGCTATCTACTCTGCCTCGTCTCCACTAGTTTTTGATGCCGCATCTACCCACTGGCCTCATAGTGATCCACCTGAGATGAGTCAGCCCCAGAAAATGATTGATTGGAATTCTGACACAGGCAATGGAATTCAAGGGCTTGTCTTTGATTCGTTGCCACTTCCACTACAAGAACCAGTTCTTAGCCAAAACCAGTTGTTTTCCGAGAGGGAACCCCTTCAGTCCACTGATTCAGCTTTAATTTCCGATTGGATGAATCCACCTATTTCCACCGCCAATGTTCAACATATCACAATGGAAGCCAATCAATCATCTGGCTTTGCATTGGCCTCAAACGGAATTTCGAGGATTGGCATTTCTGCACATATTCAAGGTGAAGATATGGAGCAGAGCACGGTGTGCAACAGCCAGTCCTCTGCTACTCACTGCTGA